Proteins from a genomic interval of Anatilimnocola floriformis:
- a CDS encoding cyanophycinase translates to MTERAIANVLGLPQGAMAGGGTLMVCGGGALPEEVYDEFVRLAGGPKSRLVLIPSAHPYESAEEMRARFNGWLDYPTASFHFLDAATREEAESEEFAKPLADATGVWMSGGAQGRLADLYKGTRVEAYLQKMLERGGVIGGTSAGAAIMSQTMIRYGTSREAVLDNGFGLLSGAVVDQHFTERARHTRLLGALRENPQKIGLGVDEQTALIIQANKVRVLGQNRATLIMPAPNRTMSLYLLGSGEGAEFVRRDEEADSPLSLLLSDLAKK, encoded by the coding sequence ATGACTGAGCGAGCCATTGCGAATGTCTTGGGTTTGCCGCAGGGAGCAATGGCCGGCGGCGGCACCTTGATGGTGTGCGGCGGCGGGGCGTTGCCCGAAGAAGTCTACGACGAGTTCGTCAGACTCGCCGGCGGACCGAAGAGCCGATTGGTGCTCATTCCCTCGGCTCATCCTTACGAGAGCGCCGAAGAAATGCGAGCGCGTTTCAACGGCTGGCTCGATTATCCGACGGCTTCGTTTCACTTCCTCGATGCGGCGACGCGTGAAGAAGCGGAGTCCGAAGAATTTGCCAAGCCACTCGCCGACGCCACGGGCGTGTGGATGAGCGGCGGAGCGCAAGGCCGTCTGGCCGATCTGTATAAAGGGACGCGCGTCGAAGCGTACCTGCAAAAGATGCTGGAGCGCGGCGGCGTGATTGGTGGCACGAGCGCGGGCGCGGCCATCATGTCGCAAACGATGATTCGCTACGGCACGAGTCGCGAAGCCGTGCTCGACAACGGCTTTGGTTTGCTCTCGGGCGCGGTCGTCGATCAGCACTTTACCGAGCGAGCCCGGCACACCCGGTTGCTGGGGGCGCTGCGAGAAAATCCGCAGAAGATCGGCCTCGGCGTGGATGAGCAAACCGCGCTCATCATCCAAGCCAATAAGGTTCGCGTGCTGGGACAGAACCGCGCGACGCTGATCATGCCGGCGCCGAATCGCACGATGTCGCTGTATCTGCTTGGCAGTGGTGAAGGAGCCGAGTTCGTGCGGCGGGATGAAGAAGCCGATTCGCCGTTGAGTTTGCTGCTGAGTGACTTGGCGAAGAAGTAA
- a CDS encoding lactonase family protein, giving the protein MTVRAILPLLLSWLALFACVARGAETCVYVSDAGSQAIVLYHLDEETGKLQEVSRTNVSAAPGSLFVHPGAKLLFASLRTHAEIGSFKIGDAGKLTEVNRTKLQSSANAAYVAADQNCNFLLAASYSGGRVTVHSIAKNGLLGDQPLQTIATANTAHAAVLSADQKWLFVPHVQPNGIFQFQFDAQTGKLTQQSMAAGGQEKAGPRHLAIHPSQKFAFSSNETGSSVTLYAFDGEKGLKPVQTISTLPADFTGKNSTADVHVHPSGEFIWVSNRGHDSLAGFRFDAAAVNLTPLGQTPTEKTPRSFALSPSGNWLLSAGEGNGKLALYAVGPKSGLLERKETLEVGKSLTWVTIAKF; this is encoded by the coding sequence ATGACTGTACGTGCGATCCTGCCGCTGTTGCTTTCCTGGCTCGCCCTCTTCGCTTGCGTTGCGCGCGGCGCCGAAACGTGCGTCTACGTTTCTGACGCCGGCTCGCAGGCGATCGTGCTCTATCACCTTGATGAAGAGACCGGCAAGCTGCAGGAAGTTTCGCGTACGAATGTGAGCGCCGCGCCCGGGTCACTCTTCGTGCATCCGGGCGCGAAACTGTTATTCGCTTCTCTTCGTACGCACGCCGAGATTGGTTCGTTCAAAATTGGTGACGCAGGAAAATTAACCGAGGTGAATCGGACCAAACTCCAGAGCAGCGCTAACGCGGCCTACGTCGCCGCCGATCAGAACTGCAACTTCCTCCTCGCAGCTTCTTACTCCGGTGGCCGAGTCACCGTCCACTCGATCGCCAAGAACGGCCTGCTCGGCGATCAGCCGTTGCAAACCATCGCCACGGCTAACACCGCACACGCCGCCGTTCTCTCCGCCGATCAAAAATGGCTCTTCGTGCCACACGTGCAACCTAACGGCATCTTTCAATTTCAGTTCGACGCCCAAACCGGCAAGCTCACGCAGCAAAGCATGGCCGCCGGCGGTCAGGAAAAAGCCGGCCCGCGGCACCTCGCGATTCACCCTTCGCAAAAGTTCGCCTTCAGCTCCAATGAAACCGGCAGCAGCGTCACGCTCTACGCCTTTGACGGGGAGAAAGGCCTCAAGCCGGTGCAGACCATCTCGACATTGCCCGCTGATTTCACCGGCAAGAATTCGACCGCCGATGTGCACGTCCATCCCAGCGGCGAATTCATCTGGGTCTCGAACCGCGGCCACGACAGCCTCGCCGGCTTCCGCTTCGACGCCGCCGCCGTCAACCTCACGCCCCTCGGCCAAACGCCGACCGAAAAAACACCTCGCTCCTTCGCCCTCTCCCCCAGCGGCAACTGGCTCCTCAGCGCCGGCGAAGGCAACGGCAAACTGGCTCTCTACGCAGTCGGACCCAAGAGCGGTTTGCTCGAAAGAAAAGAAACCCTCGAAGTCGGCAAAAGCCTAACCTGGGTCACGATTGCGAAATTTTAA
- a CDS encoding M56 family metallopeptidase gives MTAIELLSHPLAQRLTWTLAHFVWQGFLIAAVLAVIVEVLRPRSANVRYALSLSALILMLTMVVFTWMAIGWQSNSRAAATPLFSEAWTAEVVEVTEASSSVSWWIILQPLLFCTWLLGSVLLSLRLLLGWLATQTLMRRRARLPDEIAASLSRVSWRLRYSVKQVVFASEHVSQAIAVGFFKPVVLLPAAWLLELPPNLLEAVVAHELAHLRRCDLWVNFLQRIAEAFLFYHPAIWWLSARLRRERELCCDELAVSATGLRLDYAEALEFTARWALVGGRPALATGFFGEGKMTLLHRVRCVLGISSERPASFVPAGVLLGSLSLALLAAIYATSPAQADDDAPKAGAKDTPRTETRREGERRDGEVRRDGDRPREGAEVRRDGDKPREGEVRRDGDRPRTEGAPRDGERRPEARKPDPNRAEGAPREGARDGDRPRELTREGARPATGDNAELLAIIRQLRAEMAELRAEVARLKGASGANVRRPGDGDLRAEPRREGDRPREGGDRPREGARDGDRPKAEGDRR, from the coding sequence ATGACTGCCATCGAACTCCTCTCCCATCCGCTGGCGCAGCGGTTGACTTGGACGCTCGCTCATTTCGTGTGGCAAGGCTTTCTCATCGCCGCAGTCCTCGCCGTGATCGTCGAAGTCCTCCGGCCACGCAGCGCAAACGTCCGCTACGCACTGTCGCTGTCGGCGCTGATTTTGATGCTCACCATGGTGGTCTTCACCTGGATGGCGATCGGTTGGCAAAGCAATTCTCGCGCTGCCGCCACGCCGTTGTTCTCGGAAGCTTGGACTGCGGAAGTCGTCGAAGTAACCGAAGCATCGTCGAGTGTTTCCTGGTGGATCATTCTTCAGCCCTTGCTGTTCTGCACTTGGTTACTGGGGAGCGTGCTGCTCAGTTTGCGGCTGTTGCTAGGTTGGCTGGCGACGCAAACCTTGATGCGCCGTCGCGCGCGGTTGCCTGATGAGATTGCCGCGAGTCTGTCGCGCGTCAGCTGGCGATTGCGTTATTCGGTGAAGCAAGTTGTCTTCGCCAGCGAACATGTTTCGCAAGCTATCGCGGTGGGCTTCTTCAAGCCGGTCGTGCTGCTGCCAGCGGCTTGGTTGCTTGAGTTGCCGCCCAATCTGCTCGAAGCCGTCGTCGCTCACGAGCTGGCGCATCTGCGGCGGTGCGATTTGTGGGTGAACTTTTTGCAGCGAATCGCGGAAGCGTTTCTCTTTTATCATCCGGCCATTTGGTGGCTGTCGGCGCGGCTGCGGCGGGAACGCGAACTGTGCTGCGATGAACTGGCTGTGTCGGCGACCGGTCTGCGGCTCGACTACGCCGAAGCATTGGAATTCACGGCCCGGTGGGCGCTGGTCGGCGGGCGACCGGCGCTAGCAACGGGCTTTTTCGGAGAAGGCAAAATGACTCTGCTCCATCGCGTCCGTTGTGTGCTCGGAATTTCCAGCGAACGACCAGCGTCGTTCGTCCCCGCCGGCGTGCTGCTCGGCAGCTTGTCGCTGGCCTTGCTGGCCGCGATCTATGCCACATCGCCGGCGCAAGCCGACGATGACGCGCCAAAGGCAGGTGCGAAGGATACTCCACGGACCGAAACTCGCCGTGAAGGAGAACGTCGCGATGGGGAAGTGCGTCGTGATGGTGATCGTCCTCGGGAAGGTGCAGAAGTCCGTCGTGATGGTGACAAGCCACGCGAAGGCGAGGTTCGCCGTGACGGCGATCGCCCCCGCACCGAAGGCGCCCCCCGCGATGGCGAACGCCGCCCTGAAGCCCGCAAGCCAGATCCGAACCGTGCTGAAGGTGCTCCGCGCGAAGGAGCCCGTGACGGCGATCGGCCGCGAGAACTAACTCGCGAAGGTGCTCGTCCAGCGACTGGCGACAATGCCGAACTACTCGCGATCATCCGCCAACTGCGAGCGGAAATGGCAGAACTCCGTGCCGAAGTAGCTCGCCTCAAGGGGGCTAGCGGCGCTAACGTGCGTCGTCCTGGTGATGGCGATCTCCGCGCCGAACCTCGCCGCGAAGGTGATCGGCCTCGTGAGGGTGGAGATCGGCCGCGCGAAGGTGCTCGTGACGGTGACCGCCCTAAAGCTGAAGGCGACCGTCGCTAA
- a CDS encoding DUF1549 domain-containing protein, which produces MLSHLLLSRVSGLVALFIVAACVAVRADESERADREQARAEIVRKVDERIDAALVRAKIVAAEQAEDAEFVRRAYLDLTGSVPRVADARKFLADQRADKRARLIEDLLTSPAHANHLANLWRSIMLPGGVNVEQINSVVGVQNWLRQRFVENLRYDNLVSELLVATAGDDAGPALYYTSLELAPEKLASSTARIFLGLQIECAECHDHPFDKWKQRDFWGYASFFAQLQRPDANAPGMQARLVDIDRGDVKIPNSEEIVLPKFPSGGAPGAEELGTRRMKLAVWMASRDNPYLARAAVNRAWSVLFGRGLVEPVDDIGPHNAASHPELFDELTQYFIESGFDLRELFRTIAMTQAYQRTSRWTSAPPPVELYAQMPVKALSAEQLYDSLNRVLARRGAGQMPGLNVRSSLLDPQRQQFLIKMQGQGRSPLDYQAGVLQALTLLNGADLTEATTAERGPLLLALDSPLFAEGDRLETMFLATLTRTPSSPERELFLKHVNSRSPSEKGKAWSDVLWALLNTAEFATNH; this is translated from the coding sequence ATGCTCTCCCATTTGCTGCTCTCTCGTGTTTCAGGCTTGGTGGCGCTGTTTATTGTCGCGGCGTGCGTTGCGGTCCGGGCGGACGAAAGTGAACGAGCCGACCGTGAGCAGGCCCGTGCCGAAATAGTTCGCAAGGTCGATGAGCGAATCGATGCCGCCCTCGTGCGCGCAAAGATCGTCGCGGCGGAACAGGCCGAAGATGCGGAGTTTGTGCGGCGGGCTTATCTCGATCTGACGGGCTCGGTGCCGCGAGTGGCCGATGCTCGGAAGTTTCTTGCCGATCAACGGGCCGACAAGCGAGCGCGGTTGATCGAGGATTTGCTCACATCGCCTGCGCATGCCAATCATCTGGCCAATTTGTGGCGGTCGATCATGCTGCCGGGCGGCGTGAATGTGGAGCAGATCAACAGCGTGGTGGGGGTGCAAAATTGGCTGCGGCAGCGGTTTGTCGAGAATCTGCGGTATGACAATCTGGTGTCGGAGTTGCTGGTGGCCACGGCGGGGGATGATGCGGGGCCGGCGCTGTATTACACATCGCTCGAACTCGCGCCGGAGAAACTGGCATCGAGCACGGCGCGGATTTTTCTCGGCTTGCAGATTGAATGTGCCGAGTGCCACGACCATCCGTTTGATAAATGGAAGCAGCGTGACTTTTGGGGTTATGCTTCGTTCTTTGCCCAGTTGCAACGGCCCGACGCCAATGCGCCGGGGATGCAGGCGCGACTGGTCGATATCGATCGAGGCGATGTAAAGATTCCGAATTCGGAAGAGATCGTGTTGCCGAAGTTTCCCAGTGGTGGCGCGCCGGGCGCCGAAGAGCTTGGCACGCGGCGGATGAAGCTCGCGGTGTGGATGGCCTCGCGCGATAATCCATATCTGGCGCGGGCGGCAGTGAATCGGGCCTGGTCGGTGCTGTTTGGTCGCGGCCTGGTTGAGCCCGTCGACGACATTGGCCCGCACAACGCGGCATCGCATCCGGAGTTGTTCGACGAGCTGACGCAGTACTTTATCGAGAGTGGTTTTGATCTGCGCGAGCTGTTTCGCACGATCGCCATGACGCAGGCGTATCAGCGGACGAGTCGCTGGACTTCCGCGCCGCCACCGGTGGAGTTGTATGCACAAATGCCGGTGAAGGCGCTCAGCGCCGAGCAGTTGTATGACTCGCTCAATCGGGTTTTGGCTCGTCGCGGCGCGGGGCAGATGCCGGGTTTGAATGTGCGCAGTTCGCTGCTCGATCCGCAGCGGCAGCAATTTCTCATCAAGATGCAAGGGCAAGGGCGATCGCCGCTCGATTACCAAGCCGGTGTGCTGCAGGCGCTCACGCTTTTGAATGGCGCTGATCTGACGGAGGCAACGACGGCGGAGCGCGGGCCGTTGTTGCTCGCGCTCGATTCGCCGCTGTTTGCCGAAGGGGATCGGTTGGAAACGATGTTTCTGGCGACGCTCACGCGCACGCCATCGTCGCCGGAGCGGGAGTTGTTTTTGAAGCACGTCAACAGCCGTTCGCCGAGTGAAAAAGGAAAGGCTTGGAGTGATGTGTTGTGGGCGTTGCTCAACACGGCGGAGTTTGCGACGAATCACTGA
- a CDS encoding phosphopantothenoylcysteine decarboxylase domain-containing protein, which translates to MARILITSGPTRQYLDPVRYLTNGSSGRMGKALAQAALDLGHEVVVISGPVNVDYPAGARVVPIISTEDLLKASRDEFARCDGVIGAAAPCDYRPMQVEEHKIAKNGQPLLLQLVETPDVIATLGSEKRRNQWVVGFALETDDARFKAITKLEKKHCDLIVLNGPTAMDAGDNEVEMLNHAGEVVLAANGSKDEVAKRILQVIQAQLIDVFSAAVSE; encoded by the coding sequence ATGGCTCGTATTCTCATTACCTCTGGTCCCACGCGGCAGTATCTCGATCCTGTGCGTTATCTCACCAATGGCAGTAGCGGCCGGATGGGGAAGGCGCTGGCGCAGGCGGCGCTCGATCTGGGGCATGAAGTTGTCGTGATTAGTGGGCCGGTGAATGTGGATTATCCGGCTGGTGCGCGAGTCGTTCCGATTATTTCGACGGAAGATCTTTTGAAAGCATCGCGTGACGAGTTCGCGCGGTGCGATGGTGTGATCGGGGCGGCAGCGCCGTGCGACTATCGGCCGATGCAGGTGGAGGAGCACAAGATTGCCAAGAACGGCCAACCGTTGTTGTTGCAGTTGGTCGAAACGCCGGACGTGATTGCCACGCTCGGCAGCGAGAAGCGGCGGAATCAGTGGGTGGTTGGTTTTGCGCTCGAGACCGATGATGCGCGGTTCAAGGCGATTACGAAGCTCGAGAAAAAGCACTGCGACTTGATTGTGCTCAACGGCCCGACGGCGATGGATGCGGGTGACAACGAAGTGGAGATGCTCAATCACGCGGGAGAAGTGGTGCTCGCGGCGAATGGTTCGAAGGACGAAGTTGCGAAACGGATTTTGCAAGTGATTCAGGCGCAACTAATCGACGTTTTTTCGGCGGCGGTGTCCGAATAG
- a CDS encoding BlaI/MecI/CopY family transcriptional regulator: MARPKEEHPTSAELEVLKVLWQRGPSTVRDVLEELNTVRPRAYTSVMSLMNVMADKGQLVRREEGRAFVYAPACEREETLGGMVADLLGRAFEGSASQLVAHLLDQSRPDSGELDEIRKAIQQYKQQGRQ, encoded by the coding sequence ATGGCCAGGCCCAAAGAAGAACATCCGACGTCTGCCGAGCTTGAAGTGCTGAAAGTTCTTTGGCAGCGCGGACCGAGTACGGTGCGCGACGTGCTCGAAGAACTCAACACCGTTCGGCCGCGAGCCTATACGTCGGTGATGAGTCTGATGAACGTGATGGCCGACAAGGGGCAGCTCGTGCGGCGCGAAGAGGGGCGGGCGTTTGTCTATGCTCCGGCGTGCGAGCGCGAGGAAACTCTGGGCGGCATGGTCGCCGATTTGCTAGGGCGAGCCTTTGAGGGTTCGGCCAGTCAGTTGGTGGCGCATCTGCTCGATCAATCGCGGCCCGATTCGGGCGAGCTCGATGAGATTCGCAAAGCGATTCAACAATACAAGCAGCAAGGCCGGCAATAA
- a CDS encoding circularly permuted type 2 ATP-grasp protein — translation MDFSAYQTDEFYDEMFEAPGRPRERSQHLVSRLQSLSAGELQRRQKSAELALLNMGITFNVYGHEAGTEKVWPFDLVPRIIEGGEWDMIERGLKQRITALNMFIDDVYNAQYCVRDKAVPEWLIASAKNLLGPCRGMTPPKGIWCHITGTDLVRDTNGQMYVLEDNLRCPSGVSYVLENREIMKRTFPQGFDGFSVLPVEDYPDRLLDMLQHIAPQGVTDPNVVVLTPGIYNSAYFEHCFLAQRMGVELVQGSDLCVLNGHVWMRTTKGLERVDVIYRRIDDEFLDPKTFRADSTLGVPGLMDVYRAGRVALANAPGTGVADDKAVYAFVPDIIKFYLGEDVILPNVPTFVCGEDKQCEHVLMNMEKLVIKPANESGGYGILLGPRASKAEIDKYRDVIRANPRNYVAQPMLGLSRVPTIVEDHFEGRHVDLRPYILYGKDIFVLPGGLTRVALRKNSLVVNSSQGGGSKDTWVLRNGYNGGRFQTQKQTLSGQSQYQTS, via the coding sequence ATGGATTTTAGTGCGTATCAGACGGACGAATTCTACGACGAGATGTTCGAGGCCCCTGGTCGGCCTCGGGAGCGGAGCCAACATCTGGTTAGTCGGCTCCAATCTCTTTCGGCCGGCGAACTGCAGCGCCGCCAAAAATCGGCTGAGCTCGCACTCCTCAACATGGGGATTACGTTCAACGTCTACGGCCACGAAGCCGGGACCGAAAAAGTGTGGCCGTTCGACCTAGTTCCGCGCATCATCGAGGGTGGCGAATGGGACATGATCGAGCGGGGGCTGAAGCAGCGCATCACCGCGCTGAATATGTTCATCGACGACGTGTATAACGCGCAGTATTGCGTGCGCGACAAAGCCGTTCCCGAATGGCTGATTGCCTCGGCGAAAAATCTGCTAGGTCCGTGTCGCGGCATGACACCGCCGAAGGGAATTTGGTGCCACATCACCGGCACCGATCTCGTTCGCGATACGAACGGCCAGATGTATGTGCTGGAGGATAATCTCCGCTGCCCATCGGGCGTGTCGTACGTGCTCGAAAACCGCGAGATCATGAAGCGGACTTTTCCGCAGGGCTTTGACGGCTTCAGCGTGCTGCCGGTCGAAGACTATCCCGATCGTTTGCTCGATATGCTGCAGCACATCGCGCCGCAGGGCGTGACCGATCCGAATGTAGTGGTGCTCACGCCCGGCATTTACAACAGCGCTTATTTCGAACATTGTTTCCTCGCGCAGCGGATGGGCGTCGAACTCGTGCAGGGTTCCGACCTATGCGTGCTGAACGGCCATGTGTGGATGCGCACGACGAAGGGGCTGGAACGCGTCGACGTGATTTATCGCCGCATCGACGATGAGTTCCTCGATCCGAAAACCTTTCGGGCCGATTCGACGCTCGGTGTGCCCGGTTTGATGGATGTCTATCGCGCAGGACGCGTTGCTCTGGCGAATGCGCCGGGCACGGGTGTGGCCGATGACAAAGCGGTTTACGCTTTTGTTCCCGACATCATCAAGTTCTATTTGGGCGAAGATGTGATTCTGCCCAACGTGCCGACGTTTGTCTGCGGTGAAGACAAACAGTGCGAACACGTGCTGATGAACATGGAAAAGCTGGTCATCAAGCCAGCCAATGAATCGGGCGGTTACGGCATCTTGCTCGGACCGCGAGCGAGCAAAGCCGAGATCGATAAGTATCGCGATGTGATTCGCGCCAACCCGCGCAATTACGTCGCTCAGCCGATGCTCGGCCTGTCGCGCGTGCCGACGATTGTCGAGGATCATTTCGAGGGTCGACATGTCGACCTGCGGCCGTATATTCTCTACGGCAAGGATATTTTCGTCCTTCCCGGTGGCCTGACGCGGGTGGCCTTGCGAAAGAATTCGCTAGTGGTCAACTCTTCGCAAGGTGGCGGCAGCAAGGATACTTGGGTGCTGCGAAACGGCTACAACGGTGGACGGTTCCAAACACAAAAGCAAACCTTGAGCGGCCAGTCGCAGTATCAAACGAGCTAA
- a CDS encoding glycosyltransferase family 39 protein: MPRKPTIIVLSAIVVLTVILRGWQLGESLWLDELHTSWTVSGSLSDVAQRAAVGNQSPVYFWLTWFSARLPLPGEIALRLPSMLAGCALPVAVFWLCKKLLPKKGSESADDTVPLLAAALVAIAPRAIFYSQEARPYAILMLVAALHYGVLLKGLERATWQMRTYWVITGALLVHLHYTGGLILLAELVALLLLAISDVRQRSPSGADCSPFKMCTNCLVDIGALVVLLLPAIPGMLAVSARRENWSHFVEPQPWEAILLLFPWTTAVVVLIVLKWWRPVLQQPSLILLACWIFVPQITAWLTTQVDVARLFHSRYLIAVMPATLIAAALCVRLCGNAATQSIAAGIILAIAFATSGIMHNWRQDGKVLHDRREDWRGAVAALNDKLKNDSATNPPILVRSGLIEADALRDNGEPFFRDYCLCPVKGIYRLNSDNLIPLTTDEPGLLQAELSERLRSEDSLWLLVRTSQASVREQLLKDLKKSLGVEIEASEPQFFGNLYLQQIKLRQLPVRR; this comes from the coding sequence ATGCCGCGCAAGCCTACGATCATCGTCCTCAGCGCCATCGTTGTCCTGACCGTTATTCTGCGCGGCTGGCAATTGGGCGAGAGTTTGTGGCTTGATGAGTTGCACACTTCCTGGACCGTCAGTGGTTCGCTCAGCGATGTCGCCCAGCGCGCGGCCGTAGGCAATCAATCGCCCGTTTACTTTTGGCTGACTTGGTTCTCCGCGAGATTGCCGCTTCCTGGCGAAATTGCATTGCGACTGCCGAGCATGCTTGCCGGCTGCGCACTGCCTGTCGCGGTCTTCTGGCTCTGTAAAAAGTTGTTGCCGAAGAAAGGGAGTGAGTCGGCTGACGACACCGTACCGTTGCTGGCGGCAGCGCTGGTGGCCATCGCTCCTCGGGCGATCTTCTATTCGCAGGAAGCCCGGCCCTATGCGATCCTGATGCTCGTCGCGGCGCTGCACTACGGCGTTTTGCTGAAGGGCCTCGAGCGAGCGACATGGCAGATGCGAACCTACTGGGTGATTACGGGTGCGCTGCTGGTGCATTTGCATTACACGGGCGGGCTGATACTGCTGGCCGAATTGGTTGCACTCCTACTGCTCGCCATCAGCGACGTCCGCCAGCGTTCTCCCTCGGGCGCGGATTGTTCGCCATTCAAGATGTGCACGAACTGCCTGGTCGATATCGGGGCATTGGTGGTGTTGCTCCTCCCCGCTATTCCCGGCATGCTCGCTGTTTCCGCGCGGCGAGAAAACTGGAGCCACTTTGTCGAGCCGCAGCCATGGGAAGCGATCCTGCTGTTGTTTCCTTGGACGACGGCGGTCGTGGTTCTCATCGTGCTCAAATGGTGGCGACCGGTCCTGCAACAGCCAAGCCTGATCCTGCTGGCGTGCTGGATTTTCGTGCCGCAGATCACGGCCTGGCTGACTACGCAGGTTGATGTCGCGCGGCTGTTTCATTCGCGGTATTTGATCGCAGTGATGCCGGCGACTTTGATCGCGGCTGCCCTGTGCGTGCGACTTTGCGGCAACGCGGCGACACAATCGATTGCGGCGGGCATCATTCTCGCCATTGCTTTTGCTACCAGCGGCATCATGCACAACTGGCGGCAGGATGGCAAAGTCTTGCACGATCGGCGCGAAGATTGGCGCGGAGCCGTCGCGGCATTGAACGACAAACTGAAGAACGACTCCGCGACCAATCCGCCAATTCTCGTGCGCAGCGGTCTGATCGAAGCCGATGCGCTACGTGACAACGGCGAACCATTTTTCCGCGACTACTGTCTCTGTCCGGTGAAAGGAATCTATCGGCTGAACTCGGATAATCTCATTCCGCTGACAACCGATGAGCCAGGACTGCTACAGGCGGAGTTGAGCGAACGGTTGCGGAGTGAAGATAGTCTGTGGCTGTTAGTGCGCACCTCGCAAGCAAGCGTGCGAGAACAATTGCTGAAGGACTTGAAAAAGTCGCTCGGAGTCGAGATCGAAGCGAGTGAACCACAGTTCTTTGGCAACCTGTATTTGCAGCAGATCAAGCTGCGGCAGTTACCGGTCCGGCGCTGA
- a CDS encoding serine hydrolase domain-containing protein: MYTNWSSFFFMGWCLALFASVSSAAETAEILETIRSKHDLPALATIVIKDGKVCDQAAVGVRKSGDKTPVTTADKFHIGSCTKSMTATLAGIYIDQGKLRWDTTIGETFPDLKAKMQPEYAAVTVEQLLQNRGGVPTEPPAAAWSRAWQEKGSVAAQRREFITAVLAEKPAASPGSKMIYSNQGYTIVGAMLEKVGGKPWEDLIAEQLFKPLKMKSAGFGPPGVIGKVQQPWGHTLAKNEKKPSQGDNPPAIGPAGRVHCSLPDFASYVQLHLQSKEVPQLLKPETLQRLHTPAPGGDYACGWVVVDRPWAGGKALNHNGSNTMWYAVMWLAPNKQFGVISAANIGGEAATKGCDDVAAAMIKKWLP, encoded by the coding sequence ATGTACACTAATTGGTCAAGTTTCTTTTTCATGGGCTGGTGCCTGGCTCTATTCGCATCGGTGTCGTCAGCCGCCGAAACCGCTGAGATACTCGAAACGATTCGCAGCAAGCACGATCTCCCCGCGCTCGCGACGATCGTCATCAAGGATGGCAAAGTTTGCGATCAAGCCGCCGTTGGCGTGCGAAAGAGCGGAGACAAAACGCCGGTCACCACGGCCGACAAGTTTCACATTGGCTCGTGCACCAAATCGATGACGGCCACGCTGGCAGGCATCTACATCGATCAAGGCAAGTTGCGCTGGGATACCACCATCGGCGAAACTTTTCCCGATCTGAAAGCGAAAATGCAGCCCGAATACGCTGCCGTGACGGTCGAACAACTCCTGCAAAACCGCGGCGGTGTTCCCACCGAACCACCTGCCGCGGCTTGGTCGCGGGCCTGGCAGGAGAAGGGATCCGTCGCCGCGCAGCGCCGGGAATTCATCACCGCCGTGCTCGCCGAAAAGCCCGCCGCGTCGCCCGGCAGCAAAATGATCTATTCCAATCAGGGCTACACGATCGTTGGCGCGATGCTCGAAAAAGTCGGCGGCAAACCTTGGGAGGACCTCATCGCCGAGCAACTCTTCAAGCCTCTCAAAATGAAATCGGCCGGCTTCGGTCCCCCCGGCGTCATCGGCAAAGTGCAGCAACCCTGGGGACACACGCTGGCCAAGAATGAGAAGAAGCCCTCGCAAGGCGACAATCCGCCCGCCATCGGCCCCGCTGGCCGCGTGCATTGCAGCCTTCCCGATTTCGCCAGCTATGTGCAACTGCATTTGCAAAGCAAAGAAGTGCCGCAACTTCTCAAGCCCGAAACGCTGCAGCGACTGCACACGCCCGCTCCTGGCGGCGACTATGCCTGCGGCTGGGTCGTGGTCGATCGCCCGTGGGCTGGCGGCAAAGCGCTGAATCACAACGGCTCGAACACCATGTGGTACGCCGTGATGTGGCTCGCGCCGAACAAGCAATTCGGCGTGATCAGCGCTGCGAACATCGGCGGCGAAGCGGCCACCAAAGGTTGCGACGATGTCGCCGCCGCCATGATCAAAAAATGGTTGCCATAG